The genomic window GACGATCACCGGGGCGTCCCCGAAGGGCAACAACGCCTCGAGGACGCGGTCCATGCCCAGGTCGCCCGCCAGCCAGACGGTCCGGGGCGTGTACCCCCGGAGGACCGGCTCATTCTCCGGGAGAAGATGGGCATGCCGATACTGGCCCGGGTCGTTGATGAGCCGGATCGCGCGGGCCGAGAGTGCCTCGTACAGCAGCCGGTACTGGTCCAGCGTCACCATCCAGCCCCGGTATATGGCCAGGATTGGCGTCGCGGCCGCCTCGATCCGCCGGGCGAAGCGATCGGCGCCCTCGCCTCGCACCAGGGCGTCGTGATCGACGAGGAGGGTCGGCAGGCCGAGCGTCTCGACGGCCGCGACCTCGGCCTCGAAGGCCCGGTCCGGACGCGAAGGCTCCAGCGGATCGCGGCAGAAGACGATCGTCGGCGTCATGGGCGTACCGCGTTTCTCGTCAATTCCCGGCGGTTTTCACGGCGAGGTCGAGCACCTTCGCGGGTCCGCCGGAGGCCCCAATGCGGAGCCGGCCCCTGGGGTAATCGTAGGCCCGGCAACTGAAGGAGTAGGCGTCGTCGATGAAGCACTCGATGATCGTCCCCTGGACGAAGGCCGTGACCGCGATCGGCCGCGAGGCATCCAGGCGGATGCGACGGGCGTAGCGAAACCCGGGGCCGCGGATCTCGGCCTCCTGCGAGGCCGGGCGGAGGACCAGATGGTAGCCCCCGGACTCCTGGGGCTGGGCCCGGAAGGTCAGGGCGAGCTCGGCATGCGGATCGACCTGGACGGTCGCCCGCAGCAGGTAATGATCGGGGGCCTCGGAATCGATCGTCGCGTGTCGTCCCGCGGCGGGATCGGCGACGAGCGCAGGGCCGGAATAGGACCAGCCCTCACCGGCCCCGGGCGGCCGATCGAGGAGGGAGAGGGCCGTCTTGCCGTACCGCTCGAGCGCCTCGGGGACAGGCCTGGAGTGCAGCTGGCCCTCGGGCCCGGCCGAGAGCTCCCGGGGCACGCACATGGTCCCGCCCCACTGCTCGGCGCCGTCGTCCCGGCCGCCGGCCAGGTCGCGGAGCCAGCCGACGAGGACGTGCCGCCGGCCGTCGAACATCCGCTTTGCGGCGTAAAGAATCCGCGTATCCAGGGCGGGCGAGACCGGGTCGAGATAAGGGCCCCGGAGGGCCCCGGAGGAGCGAGCGTGGGTGCTCGCCGTCCCGGTCGGCGACATGATCAGATAGTAACGGTCGCCGATCCGGAAGAGGTCCGGGCATTCGGGCGTGCCCATGTCCTTGTAGTCGGAGACCAGCGGCGGCCGGAGCGTCCACGCCGCCAGGTCCGGCGAGGTGGCCACGCCGGTCTTGCCGGTCGAGCAGAAGACCATCCAGAACGCCTTGTCCTCGTCGTTCCACCAGACGTAGGGGTCGCGGAAGTCCCGCCGGCGGCCATTGGGGTAGAGCACGCCATCGGGCCCGAAGACGAACTTCGGATCCTTGGTCCAACGGATCAGGTCGGTGCTCGTGGCGTGGCGGAGGAACTCCTGGCCGGCCGGATTGCGATCGTTCCAGCCCGTGTAGAAGATGTGGAACTTCCCCCCGCCCTGCACGACGCTCCCCGTGAACATGTGCAGACCGTCCGGCCCGTCGGCGGGGCCGTCGGACTTCAGGGCGGTGGGGAGCACCGTCCAGTGGACGAGGTCGGTTGAGACGATGTGCTCCCAGGGCACCTTGCTCAGGGCCCGCAGGTAGAAAACGTGGTACTTGCCGTCGTGATAGAAGGGGATCGTGTCGGCCAGCCGGCCGACCTCGGGGCGGAAGTGGATCGGCGAGGCGACCGGCGTAGGGGGCCGCCGCCGGCGGCCGACCAGCGAGGCGTCCTCGCCGTTGAGCACGAGCCGATCGCCCTCGACGCGGGCGCCGCCGTGTAGCTTGACGTACGGGAAGCGGCCCGTCGTCTCGACCGCCCTGCCGTCGCGGAAGACCCATCGCCCCAGCGGGGGTGGTCCGCCGTCGCGGTCGCCGCCGGGCTCCAGCCGCGCGATCGTCGCGGCGTCGAGCGGGCGGTCGTACAGCCTGGCCTCCGTGACGGTGCCGTGGAAGAAGCCCGCGCCCTCGCCGTCGGCCGCGCTACTGAGGATCCGCAGGCCGATCGTCACGGCCACGTCCTCGCCGTAGGTTTGCTCGTCCTTGAAGTCGTACGACGCGAGCAGCGCCCCGTTGCGGTAGAGCCGGGACTGATGCCCCTGGTGGACGATCGCGAGCTGGAGCCGCTCGTCGGGCCCCGCCGTCTCCTCCGGCCAGCCCGACTGGTCCTGCGGGGTCCTGCGGAAGAAGTCGCTCCCGGGCATCCACTTGCCGGGCGTGATCTCGCCGAAGGTGATCGAGTCGAACCGCTCCGACGGGTCGGTGAGGCCGAACACGCCGCCCCCCCGCTGCTGCCTGTCCCCCAGCGTGGCCCACGCGACCAGCGTCCTGTCCTTCAGGAGCGGGGGCGCGTCGTCGGCCCTGGAGATCGTCGCGAAGGCGACCGCCATCAGGCCCACGCCCATCGCCGCCACCGCGCCTCGCCGCGCGACCTGCCGATGCCCGCTCATGCCGCCTGCCCCTCCCGCCGATGACCGATCCCTGCCCGGCCCGAGACCCGGTGCCTGCCTCGCCGCCCGCCAGTATAGACGGCGGGGCGAGGGGAAAGCTCCAAGCCCCCGCGGCACCCTGGCGGCGCAAGGTGTGTTCCCCCCTTGCGCATCATCAGGCTCCATGCCGAACGCCGGAGGAGTGGCGGAGCATCATCGGCCGACTCCGCGAGCGGGAGCAGCCGTCCGGGAAGACGTCGCTAGCCCGCGCGGTCGGCCAGGCCCATCTGCCCGATGACCGGCTCGACTTGCCAGTCCTGGAGGTGGACGCTCGCCCCTTGGGAGAGGAACTCCACCGTCGCGACGAAATGATCGCAATTCCCGCGTCGGATGACCGTCCCTTGGAGGCCGGTGAGCGGGCCGGACTTGATCCGCACGATCATCCCGGGCTGGACGCTCGGCTCCGAAACCAGGGGGAGCCCGGACGTGAGGAGCTTCCGGAGCCGACGCAGATCGTTCTCCAGGGTGTCCTGATCGAAGACCTCCAGCACGTTGGCCAACCGATTCCCGCGGAGTGCCTCCAGCCGGGCATTCTCGTCGCCCTTCAGGAAGACGTAGCCCGTAAACACCGGGATCACCGACTGGAGCTTACGCCCTCGCGGCGTCCGGCTCTCGCTCACCATGAGGGGCAGGTAAAAGCCCACTTTCGCGCTTCTTAGGTCGCGGGCGACGGCCTTCTCTTGCCTCGGCTTGGTGTGCAGGCACCACCACCGGCTCCCGCCGGATTTTGACCCATCCTCCGGAGCCTGATCCCATAAATTATCGGGATAGAAATCTGGCTCGGCAGCCAAGATAGTCAACGCAATGCCCCCATCCTGCCCATCCTTCGGATGGATGAAGAGATCTGACGGCAAGGCCCCCCCTCTGATGCAGCGAGGGATAATAGGAAATTTATCCGTGGCGATCTCGATTTCAACTCCCCGAGCCCCGGGCGACCAGCCGTCTCATTCGGCATGCCTCACGTCTTGCCACGGTTGCGGGGTCCAGGAAAGCGTTTCCCCAGCTATACCAGGCACCTCCGAGCGGAAGGTTTAGGCTGAGGTTGCGATGGCCGTCAAATCCCTGGCGACGAGACGCGAATTCCGGCAACGAGACGACCCACCGCATGCACGGCGCCCCGTTCGTGACGGTAGAAACGCGATCGCAGCGGAAATTCCTCCCAGCAGACACGTTGGCGTTCAGATCGTCCCCGGCTGCGGGAGCCGACAGGCTACGACCACCGAAATGCCACTCAGCCCGGAGTCGATCGGAATCGGCTCTCCAGAGGATTGAACCGCCCGGCTCGAAGTCTCGGCTGGCAGGCGAGCGACGGCTTATTTGGACAGACTTTGCCGTCCGTGCAGCAGGGTGGGCACGGGCCGGACTGCAAGTCCGGGAGGCCGGCGAAGTTCCCGCAGCTTCTCGGCCCCTCGCGGGGAGGCCAGCGACGATTCTGAGTGAGAATCCATCGAGAGTTAGGTGGAATGGAGCGGAAGGGGATCGAACCCTCAACCTCAGCATTGCGAACGCTGCGCTCTCCCAATTGAGCTACCGCCCCGACGCGTCGGGTCATTCCCCAGTAGATTACCCTCCCGGGGCCGGCCTTGCAAGGTATGATGAGGCGGCTGCGAGGGCGGCCGGGGAAGGGGGGCTTCGAGGGCCCGGGGCCGCATGCCGGACCGCCTCGCGGCGGGATGCTCATCGCATGATCAGACTTCGTCGTACGGCTCGCCTGCTCGTCGTCGCCTCCATCGCCGCGCTTTCGACGGCGCTCGTGCCGGGCCGTGCGGCCGCGCAGGAGGCGCCCTGGGCGTTCGCATCCTGGAAGCCCCTGGGCGACGGGCCGGTCTTCGCGGGGACGGGCGGCGGGACGTGGGACAGCCGCATCCGCGAGCGGGGCTTCATCCTCGTCGGCGACGACGGCGTCTTCCACCTCTGGTACACCGGATACGACGGCCCGAAGCCCGCCACCATGTCCCTCGGGCATGCGACGTCCCGGGACGGATTGAGCTGGACCCGCGACCCGGCCAACCCGGTCTTCTCCGGCTCGTGGACCGAGGACGTCTGCGTCGTCCGCCACGACGGCGGGTACCAGATGTTCGCCGAGGGGAAGGGGGACGTCGCCCACCGGCTGAGCTCGCCGGACGGGATCAAGTGGACCGACCACGGGCCGCTCGACATCCGCAAGGTCGACGGCACCCCGATCCCGCCGGGACCGTACGGCACGCCCACGGGCTGGTTCGAGGACGGCACGTGGTTCCTCCTCTACGAGCGCGGGGATGCCGGCGTCTGGCTGGCCACCTCGGCCGACCTGAAGACCTGGACCAATCGCAAGGACGACCCCGTCCTGGCCTGCGGCCCCGAACCCTACGACCGCGGCGCCGTCGCCGTGAACCAGGTCGTCAAGCGCGACGGCTACTACTACGCCTTCTACCACGCCGCCGACCGCCGGCCCTGGAAGGACTGGACCTCGAACGTCGCCCGCTCCCGCGACCTCATCCATTGGGAGAAGTCCCCGGCCAACCCCATCGTCGAGGACAACTGCTCCAGCCCCGTCCTCGTCTCCACCCCCCGCGGCGACCGGCTCTACACCATGCACCCGGCCGTCCGGGCCTTCGAACCGGCCGGGGACCGTTGACCGTGGGGACCACGGACGGGGGAACGGGGGGAATTTAACCACGGAAAGCACGGAAAACACGGAAGGGGACCGGGAGAGGGACGGCCGCGAGGGGCGGCGCAACCCCACACCAACAAGTCAATTGCATTATTTATTATGACATAAAATGCAATGCAATTATGTTTATTGTATTTGTTGGTTTTAACGATTCTCTTCTTCCGTGTTTTCCGTGCTTTCCGTGGTTGAACTCCCCCCGTCCGTGGTCCCTTTCATGTGGTCATTTGTAGAGCACGCCCACGCGGCGGCGGTAGTCGTCGTAGGTCTCCTCGAAGAGCGTGCGGGCGCGGTCGGGGCCGAGGTGGCAGGCGGCGGTGAGGACCTTGGGGGGGCTGCCGGCGGCGGTGAGGAGGCGGGCGACCTCGGCCTTGATCAGGTTGATGATCGTGCAGCCGGTGATCGTGGAGAGGGGCGAGACGGGGGTCTCGAGGTCGGGGACCCGCACGGCCGAGTCGCCGGCCGGAGCCTTGTGGTCGAGCACGAGGTCGGCGACCTCGTGGAGCTTCTTGCCCGAGGCGTGCTTCGACGACGAGGCCTCGGCGCCGGCGAGCGAGGTCAGGGCGACGACATACATGCCCTTCGCCCTGGCCTCCAGCGCGACGTCGATCGTGACGGCGTTGCAGCCGCTGCTGGAGATGGCCAGGAGGCAGTCGTCCGCGGTGACGGCGAAGTTCCGCCAGAGGACCGGGCCGAAGCCCTGGACGTTCTCCAGGAACATGGCCTGGCGCTGGCCGTTGGCGCCGACGACGGGGTTGTGGAAGGTCATCGACAGCTCGACGATCGGGTGGAAGCCGGGGAACGACCCGTAGCGCGGGAACGTCTCCTCGACGGCCATCCGCGAGTGGCCCGTGCCGAAGACGTGCACGAGCCGGTCCCGGCGGATGGCCGCCGCGAACCGGCCGGCGGCCTCGCGGATCGCCGGGAGCTGCGTGGACTCGATCGCCTGGAGGGCACCGCGGACGGCCGCGAAGTACTGGTCGAACACGCCGACGGCCTCGCGCTGGGCGGGCGCGGGGATCTTCTCGGCGGGGGGCTCCGCCGGCGCCCGGGGCGGGGGCGGCGGCAGGACGGGCGCGGGCCCGGTCGGTGGCGTCTCGGGGTCGGGCGCGTCGCCGTCGCTCATGATCGATCCTGGGTCGTGGGTGGGACCTGGCCCTCGGAGACGCACCAGCCGCCGTCCACGGCGAGGGCCACGCCGGTGACGAACCGCGAGGAGGGCTCGCAGAGGAACAGCGCGGCCTCGGCGCAATCCTCGGCGGAGCCGGGGCCGCCGGCCATGGGCTGCTTGGTCTCCAGGTAGGCGCGGATGGCCGGGTCGCCGACCGCGCGGCCGGCCATCGGGGTCTCGATCAGGCCCGGCTCGATGACGTTCACGCGGATCCGGTCGCGGGCGTACCGCGCGGCCGCGTTCAGCGTCATCGAGCGGATGGCCCCCTTGCTGGCGGCGTAGGCATACGTGCCGAAGAAGTCGGGCGCCGGCGACGAGCCCAGCACCGAGCCCATGTTGAGGACCGCGCCGCGGACGCCCCGGTCGTCGGGCGGCTGGCCGAGCATCCGCCGGACGGCGGCGCGGTTGGTGAGGAAGACGCTCCGCGCGTTGGCCTCCAGGACCGCGGCCCAGCCGTCGTCGGTACACTCGTGGAGCGGCCCGTCGCCGAACCGCCGGCCGCTGATGCCCGCCACGTGGAAGAGGACGTCGAGCCGGCCGCCGAGGAGATCGAGGGCCTCGTCGAACAGCCGCTCCACCTGCGAGGAGTCGGCCGCGTCGCAGGCGACCGCATGGCCCCTGCCGGACGCGGCGGCGAGGGTCGCGCGGGCCTCGCCCAAGGTCTTCGCGGACCGGCCGCAGACGACGACGCGGGCGCCCTCGGCGAGGAACCGCCGGGCGGTCGCCAGGCCGATGCCGCTGGTCCCGCCGACGATCAGGCAGGAGCGGCCTTCCATGCGCGGGGGGCGGCGGTCGCTCACGCGTCCTTGACCTGGAAGATCGCCTCGATCTCGACCGCGATGCCGCCGGGGAGGGAGTTGGTCCCCACGGCGCTGCGGGTCCCCACGCCGGCGTCGCCGAAGACGTCCTTCATGAGGTCGGAATAGCCGTTGATGACCTTGGGCTGGTCGGCGAACTCGGGCGTGCAGTTGACCAGGCCCAGCGACTTCACCAGGTGCGTGACGGTGTCCAGCGAGCCGAGCGTGGCCCGCAGCGTGGACAGGATGGCCAGGCCCACCTGCCTGGCGGCGGCGGCGCCGGCGGCCAGGTCCATGTCCTGGCCGAGTCGGCCCTTGATGAGCGTCCCGTCGGGCTTGAGCGGGCCGTGGCCGGAGACGTACACGAGGTCGCCGATCCGCAGGGCCGTCACGTAGGTCGCCACGGGCTTGGGGGCGGGGGGGAGTTCCAGCTTGAGCTCGGCGACGCGGGCTTCGGCACCCATCGGGGCCTTCCTTTCGGTTCCATTCCTGGCCGGCCCGGCCGGTCGCGGCGGCGACGGCGGGCCAGCTCCTCCGGGGGTCTCCGCGGCGCACCGAGGCCGCCGATGTCGATGGCGCCAAAGCTACCGGGTGACGCCCGGCAAATCAATCTCCGGCCCGGGGCCGGCGGGGCCGGCAAGCGGCGAGCTTGCCACTCCCTCGCCCCGGCGGCGGGGGATATACTGTCCCCCGTGCGATCCGGCGGCGTGCCCCCCGGGCCCGCGGCGTCCGCCGGGCCGCGGGGCCGCCGGATTCCCGGCACATCCCACCCGGCGAGCCCGGACCGATGGCAGAAGGCGACAAGCAACCGGACACCGCGACGCCGAGCTTCCAGCCCGACGGCGAGCCCGCGCTGCCCTTCCTGGTGGCGGGCGTGGGAGCCTCGGCCGGGGGGCTCGAGGCGTACACCGAGCTCCTGGCCGAGCTGCCGGGGGACGCGGGGCTGGCGCTAATCCTCGTCAGCCACCTGGATCCGACGCACAAGAGCGAGCTGGTCCCGCTCCTCTCCCGGGTCAGCCGGATGCCGGTCCACGAGGTGACCGAGGGGATGGCGGTCCGGGTCAACAACGTCTACGTGATCCCGCCGGGTGCAGGGATGACGATGGTGGACGGCCACCTGACCCTCTCGGCGCGGCCGCCCCGCCCGGCGCCGCACATGCCGATCGACCAGTTCTTCCGGTCGCTGGCCGCCATCCAGAAGGACCGCTCGATCGCCATCCTCCTGTCGGGCAACGGGTCCGACGGCGTCATCGCCCTGCAGGCGATCAAGGCCGTGGGGGGGGGTGACCTTCGCCCAGGACGAGGAGAGCGCCAAGTACCAGGGGCTGCCGCGGGCCGCGTCCATGGATGGCAACGTGGACCACGTCCTGCGGCCGCGGGACATCGCCATCCAGCTCCGCAGGCTCGCCGCGCATCCGTACGCCCAGCAGCCGGAGGCGCCCGCCCCGCCCGTCGTCCCGGAACCGGACGGGGACCCGGTCGCGGAGATCATCGCCCTCCTGCGGCAGCGTACGGCCGTCGACTTCGCCCACTACAAGCAGACGACGATACGACGCCGCGTCTTCCGCCGGATGGCGCTGCGGAACCTCCAGGACCTGAGGGAATATGCGGCCCTGCTCCGGGCGGACGACGCGGAGGCCCATCTCCTCTACCAGGACCTCCTGATCCGCGTCACCCAGTTCTTCCGCGACCCGGAGGCGTTCGAGGCCCTCAAGGACAAGGTCTTCCCGGCGATCGTGGACGACCGGCCCCCCTCCAGGGCCGTGCGGCTCTGGGTGGCTGGGTGCGCCACCGGCGAGGAGGTGTACTCGCTGGCGATCAGCCTGATGGAATACCTCGAGGGCCGGCGCGAGAACCTGGCGGTCAAAATCCTGGCCACCGACCTGAACGAGACGGCGCTGGAGCGGGCGCGGGCCGGGGTCTACCTGGACAACATCGAGGTCGACGTCACCCCGACGCGGCTGCGGCGGTTCTTCGTCCGCAGCGAGGGGCACTACCAGATCAGCAAGATGATCCGCGAGATGTGCATCTTCTCGCGGCACAACATGAGCAGCGACCCGCCATTCAGCCGGGTGGACCTGGTGAGCTGCCGGAACGTGCTGATCTACATGGACGCCGCGCTCCAGAAGCGGGTCTTCCCGCTGCTGCACTACGCGCTCAACCCGGGCGGCTTCCTCTTCCTGGGCTCGTCGGAGAACGTGAGCACCTACAGCGACCTGTTCGAGCCGGTGGACGCCCGCCATCGGATCTTCGCCCGCCGCCAGACCGCCGCCGCCCTGCCGATGGACTTCAACGCCCCGTTCGCCGCCGGGACGCTGGTCCGACTCCCGGAGCGGAATGAGCTGGGCCAGATCTGGAACGCGCTGGACGTCCAGCGGGAGGCCGACCGGGTCCTCCTGAGCCGCTACGCCCCGGTGGGCGTGGTGGTGGACGAGGCGATGACGGTGATCCAGTTCCGGGGGAGGACGGCCCCGTACCTGGAGCCGGCGCCGGGGATCGCCAGCCTGGACCTCTTCCGGATGCTCCGCGAGGGCCTGCTGGCGGACGTCCGCGCGGCGACCGCCCAGGCGAAGGCCGAGAACTCCGTGGTCGCCCGGGAAGGGCTGCGCATCACCGAGGGGGGCGCGGATCGCAACGTCCGCGTCGAGGTCGTGCCCTTCAAGGTCCCCCCCGCGGGCGTCCGCTTCTTCCTCGTGCTGTTCCAGGAGAATGACGCGGGGGCCCGGCCGGCCCCGCCGCCGGCGGCCGCCCAGGCGACGGACGAGCAGGTGGCCCGGCTCCAGCAGGAGATCGCGGCCCTCCGCGAATACCTGCAGTCGGTCATCGAGGAGCAGGAGAGCACCAACGAGGAGCTGAAGTCGGCCAACGAGGAGATCCTCTCCGCCAACGAGGAGCTCCAGTCCACCAACGAGGAGCTGCAGACGGCCAAGGAGGAGGCCCAGTCGGCCAACGAGGAGCTGGCGACGGTCAACGAGGAGCTGCGCAGCCGCAACGTCGAGCTCGCGCGGGTGAACGCCGACGTGCTCAACCTGCTCTCCGGGGTGAATATCCCGATCGTGATGGTCGGCCGCGACCTGCGGCTGCGTCGATTCACGCCCATGGCCGAGAAGCTGTTCAACCTCATCCCCTTCGACGTCGGCCGGCCGATGAGCGACATCCGGCCGAACCTGCTCGGCGTCGATCTCCCCGCGCGGGTGGCCGGGGTCATCGACTCCCTCGTCCCTTACGAGGGGGAGGTGCAGGGGAAGGACGGCCGCTGGTACTCGCTGCGAGTCCGGCCGTACGTCACGCTGGACAGCAAGATCGACGGCGCGTCGATCGTCCTGGTGGACATCGACTCCATCCGACGCTCGCCCGGCACGCCGAATCCGCCCGCGACGCCGGCCGGGCCGGCCGCGGAAGGAGAGGGGACGCCGATTGGGGGGCAGGCCGAGGCCGACGATCGGGCCGGCCCCTAGCCGCCCTGGGCGCGGGGCGGATGGCCGCCGCGCGGACACGGCATGCGATCTGCTCCAACAATCCCGGGGGAGAAAGGGGCGCGAGCACGATGGCGAGGCGGGATATCATCGTGGTCGGCGCCTCCGCGGGGGGCGTGGAGGCGCTCAAGGAGCTCGTCGCCGGGTTGCCGGCGGGGTTCCCGGCCAGCCTCTTCGTCGTCTGCCACTTCCCGGCGGGGGCCCGCAGCGTGCTGCCGCGAATCCTCAGCCGTTCCGGGTCGCTGCTCGCCACCCACGCGGCGGACGGCGAGGAGTTCAACCCGGGGCAGGTCTACGTCGCCCCGCCGAACTTCCACATGCTGCTCGCCCCGGGAAGCCGCATCCGGCTGAGCCGCGGCGCCCGCGAAAACCACCACCGGCCGGCCATCGATCCCCTCTTCCGCTCGGCGGCGCGTCACTACGGGGCCCGGGTCATCGCGCTCGTCCTGTCCGGCGCTCTCCATGACGGCACCGCCGGGCTCATGGCGGTCCGCGCGGCGGGCGGAGTCTCCCTGGTCCAGGACCCCGCGGACGCCGTGATCGCCTCCATGCCCGAGAACGCGATACGGCTCGCCAGGGTCGATCACGTGATCAAGCTGGCGGAGCTGGCGCCCCGGCTGGTGGAGCTCGTCCAACGAAACGACGCCCCGGATCAGGTTGCGAAGGCCATGGACCCCATCGAACGGATGAACGAGATCGCCGCGCGAGACATGCTCCGGCAGGCCAACGACGGCAGGCGCGGCGAGGTCTCGGTGCTGACGTGCCCGGAGTGCGGCGGGACGCTCTGGCAGGTGGACGAGGCGGGCATCCTGCGCTTCCGCTGCCACGTCGGCCACGCGTACAACGGGGAGCTGCTGCTGTCGGAGCAGTCCGAGGCCCTGGAGGCCGCCCTCTGGACGGCCGTCCGGACCTTCAAGGAGAAGTGGGTCCTGGCCAGCCAGTTCGCCAACCACCAGCGGGCCGGGGGGGATTTCGAGGTGGCCGCCCGTTACGACGAGCAGGCCAAGCAAGCGGCCGAGTTCGGCGACCTGATCGAACGCCACCTGCTCGTCGGCTCGCCGACGGGCGGCGTGCCTCCGGACGGCTCGCCTGGCACGAGGGCCAAGGGCTAGGCGGCCCGGCGGAGGCGGCCATGGACGCGGAACCAGGGGATCGGCTTGACGAGAGCCCGGGGGATGCGGGGGAAGGGCCGCACGGGGTCCGCCGCCGGCGGCTCGTGGAGTTCGCCTCCGAAGGCCATCTGAGGACCGACGGCCAGGGGATCGTCCTCGAGGCCAACCAGGTGGCCTGCATGATCCTCGATTGCCCCAAGGAGTTTCTCCTGGGCAAGCCGCTGGGCCTCTTCGTGGCCCAAAGCCACCGCAGCCGCTTCTACCAGGGCCTCGCCGGCCTCCACAGGAACGCCGATTGGGATGAATTCGAAGTCCTCCTGGGGAAGGGGCCACGGCTCGCGATCGTGCGGGCGATGAGCCTGCCGCCGGAGGAGGGCGAGCCGGGGGATTTCCAGTGGGTCCTCAAGGACGTCACCGAACGACGGCAGGCGGAGGCGATCCGGGGAGACCTGATGCGGCGGCTCGTGCGGGCGCAGGAGGACGAGCGCCGGCGGATCGCCCGCGAGTTGCACGACTCCCTGGGCCAGCTCCTCACCGCCTTGCTCCTGGAGGTCCGGGCGGTCCGCGACGCCGGGCCCCTGACGGACGGCGCGGCCGAGCGGCTGGACAGGGTGCGGGGGCTCGCCGAGGAGATCAACCGGGCGGCCCACGAACTGGCCGTGCGGCTGAGGCCCACGGCCCTCGACGACCTGGGCCTCCAGGCCGCGTCCCGCGCGCACCTGGAAGAGTGGTCGGCCCGCACCGGCGTCCCGGCCCAGTTCCAGGCGTTCGGGATGGAAGGATGCCGCTTCCCGCCGGATGTGGAGACGGCCCTCTATCGGGTGCTCCAGGAGGCCCTGACCAACGTGGCCAAGTACGCCGAGGCCCGCCGGGTCGCCGTCGTGATCGAGCACCAGGGGGGCCGGGTGATCCTGGCCGTCGAGGATGACGGGGCGGGATTCGACACGGACGAGGCTTCCGCCAGGGGGCGGCTCGGCCTGCTCGGGATGCGCGAGCGGATGGCCCTGCTGGGCGGCACCCTGGAGCTCGAATCCAGGCCCGGGGCCGGGACCACCGTGATCGCCCGTGTCTCCACCAATCCCGTCGTCGCGGCGGCCCAGGCCTAGGGAGGAAATCCGCGGCCCCGGAACCCGGCCGAGATGCGACCGAGAAAGCAAAGCGCCGGGATCATGCAACCCGCCCCATGGGGCGTCCCTTCCGCAGCTCCCATACCGGCCGCCCGCTCGCCAGTCGCGGGACACATCCCATGCTTCCCGGTCGGGGAAACCCGCCGCCATTTCTCCACGTCTCCCGATACCGGCCAGTTCGCCAGCCCGTGATACTGATCCCATCAATTCGTTTCACCTTGGGGGAAAGGTGATGCATGGATCAGCGAATCGGTCGCCCGGTGAGCCACGCGTGCTCGTCGTGGATGACGACAGGGATACGGCCGAGACCACGGCCTGGCTGCTGCGGCTCCGCGGCTTCGA from Aquisphaera giovannonii includes these protein-coding regions:
- a CDS encoding CheR family methyltransferase, which produces MTFAQDEESAKYQGLPRAASMDGNVDHVLRPRDIAIQLRRLAAHPYAQQPEAPAPPVVPEPDGDPVAEIIALLRQRTAVDFAHYKQTTIRRRVFRRMALRNLQDLREYAALLRADDAEAHLLYQDLLIRVTQFFRDPEAFEALKDKVFPAIVDDRPPSRAVRLWVAGCATGEEVYSLAISLMEYLEGRRENLAVKILATDLNETALERARAGVYLDNIEVDVTPTRLRRFFVRSEGHYQISKMIREMCIFSRHNMSSDPPFSRVDLVSCRNVLIYMDAALQKRVFPLLHYALNPGGFLFLGSSENVSTYSDLFEPVDARHRIFARRQTAAALPMDFNAPFAAGTLVRLPERNELGQIWNALDVQREADRVLLSRYAPVGVVVDEAMTVIQFRGRTAPYLEPAPGIASLDLFRMLREGLLADVRAATAQAKAENSVVAREGLRITEGGADRNVRVEVVPFKVPPAGVRFFLVLFQENDAGARPAPPPAAAQATDEQVARLQQEIAALREYLQSVIEEQESTNEELKSANEEILSANEELQSTNEELQTAKEEAQSANEELATVNEELRSRNVELARVNADVLNLLSGVNIPIVMVGRDLRLRRFTPMAEKLFNLIPFDVGRPMSDIRPNLLGVDLPARVAGVIDSLVPYEGEVQGKDGRWYSLRVRPYVTLDSKIDGASIVLVDIDSIRRSPGTPNPPATPAGPAAEGEGTPIGGQAEADDRAGP
- a CDS encoding chemotaxis protein CheB, which encodes MARRDIIVVGASAGGVEALKELVAGLPAGFPASLFVVCHFPAGARSVLPRILSRSGSLLATHAADGEEFNPGQVYVAPPNFHMLLAPGSRIRLSRGARENHHRPAIDPLFRSAARHYGARVIALVLSGALHDGTAGLMAVRAAGGVSLVQDPADAVIASMPENAIRLARVDHVIKLAELAPRLVELVQRNDAPDQVAKAMDPIERMNEIAARDMLRQANDGRRGEVSVLTCPECGGTLWQVDEAGILRFRCHVGHAYNGELLLSEQSEALEAALWTAVRTFKEKWVLASQFANHQRAGGDFEVAARYDEQAKQAAEFGDLIERHLLVGSPTGGVPPDGSPGTRAKG
- a CDS encoding PAS domain-containing sensor histidine kinase, whose protein sequence is MDAEPGDRLDESPGDAGEGPHGVRRRRLVEFASEGHLRTDGQGIVLEANQVACMILDCPKEFLLGKPLGLFVAQSHRSRFYQGLAGLHRNADWDEFEVLLGKGPRLAIVRAMSLPPEEGEPGDFQWVLKDVTERRQAEAIRGDLMRRLVRAQEDERRRIARELHDSLGQLLTALLLEVRAVRDAGPLTDGAAERLDRVRGLAEEINRAAHELAVRLRPTALDDLGLQAASRAHLEEWSARTGVPAQFQAFGMEGCRFPPDVETALYRVLQEALTNVAKYAEARRVAVVIEHQGGRVILAVEDDGAGFDTDEASARGRLGLLGMRERMALLGGTLELESRPGAGTTVIARVSTNPVVAAAQA